In Sceloporus undulatus isolate JIND9_A2432 ecotype Alabama chromosome 7, SceUnd_v1.1, whole genome shotgun sequence, one DNA window encodes the following:
- the AGTR2 gene encoding type-2 angiotensin II receptor: protein MHSGNSSTTVATEETPWDLPSSPTNVSTWPSPCHVLLSNYQFVVIPTLFCAIFILGLVGNSIVVAVLCWRRSPKTVANVYIVNLAVADLLALATVPFWAAYYAYGYNWLFGSVMCKISGSLLSLTMFASIFFITCMSVNRYQAIVHPFKSQRGTPRQASVMVLFVWGLAALASLPTFYFRETKHVQELNVTACIMAYPLERYAKWSAGTALAKNTLGFLIPLSIITVCYISIRVHLTKSRGFRKTKRMRDHVLKLVAAVVVAFLICWLPFHILTFLDALFWMGVVSDCRVTSSIDAALPFGLLMGFANSCINPLLYYFIGRQFQDRLPHLLKLSLFQFNSNREIFCSGKTSSVKTAESLVDAEHGGDAERPQTDPLWVP, encoded by the coding sequence ATGCATTCTGGTAACTCCTCCACGACTGTCGCCACGGAAGAGACTCCATGGGATCTGCCCTCGTCCCCAACCAACGTCTCCACCTGGCCTTCCCCTTGTCATGTCCTCCTCTCCAACTACCAGTTTGTGGTCATCCCAACCCTCTTCTGTGCTATCTTCATCCTTGGACTGGTGGGGAATAGCATCGTTGTTGCGGTGCTGTGTTGGCGACGGAGCCCAAAGACGGTGGCCAACGTCTACATTGTCAACTTGGCAGTAGCCGATCTCCTGGCTCTGGCCACAGTCCCGTTCTGGGCTGCTTACTATGCTTATGGATACAACTGGCTCTTTGGCTCGGTGATGTGCAAAATCTCTGGCTCGCTCCTCTCCCTGACCATGTTTGCCAGCATCTTTTTCATCACCTGCATGAGCGTGAACCGCTACCAGGCCATCGTCCACCCCTTTAAGTCCCAGCGAGGGACACCCCGCCAGGCATCCGTCATGGTCCTCTTCGTGTGGGGACTGGCCGCCTTGGCTTCCCTGCCCACCTTCTATTTCCGGGAGACCAAACACGTCCAGGAGTTGAACGTGACCGCTTGCATCATGGCCTATCCGCTGGAGAGATACGCCAAGTGGTCGGCCGGAACAGCTTTGGCGAAAAACACGCTCGGCTTCCTCATCCCTCTCTCCATCATCACCGTCTGCTACATCTCCATCAGGGTCCACTTGACGAAGAGCCGAGGTTTCCGGAAAACCAAGCGGATGAGGGACCACGTCTTGAAGCTGGTGGCTGCCGTGGTGGTGGCCTTCTTGATCTgctggctccccttccacatctTGACTTTCCTGGATGCCCTGTTCTGGATGGGCGTGGTTAGCGACTGCCGGGTCACATCCTCCATTGATGCTGCCTTGCCTTTTGGACTCTTGATGGGGTTCGCTAACAGCTGCATCAACCCTTTGCTGTACTATTTCATCGGCAGGCAGTTCCAGGACAGACTCCCGCATCTGCTCAAACTGAGCCTCTTCCAGTTTAACAGCAACCGGGAAATCTTTTGCTCTGGCAAAACGAGTTCGGTCAAAACCGCCGAGTCTCTTGTGGATGCCGAACATGGCGGAGATGCCGAAAGGCCTCAAACCGACCCGTTATGGGTCCCTTGA
- the PLS3 gene encoding plastin-3 yields MANVTQISKDELEELREAFAKVDLNSNGFICNYELHELFKEANLPLPGYKVREIIQKLMIDGDKNKDGKISFEEFVYIFQEVKSSDIAKTFRKAINRKEGICAIGGTSELSSEGTQHSYSEEEKYAFVNWINKALENDADCRHVIPMNPNTDDLFKAVGDGIVLCKMINLSVPDTIDERVINKKKLTPFIIQENLNLALNSASAIGCHVVNIGAEDLREGKPHLVLGLLWQIIKIGLFADIEISRNEALAALLRDGETLEDLMKLSPEELLLRWANFHLENAGWHKINNFSSEIKDSRAYFHLLNQIAPKGQKEGEPQIDINMSGFNEKDDLKRAECMLQQADRLGCRQFVTPTDVVSGNPKLNLAFVANLFNKYPALTKPENQDIDWTLLEGETREERTFRNWMNSLGVNPHVNHLYGDLQDALVILQLYEKIKVPVNWNKVNRPPYPKLGANMKKLENCNYAVDLGKHPAKFSLVGIGGQDLNDGNPTLTLALVWQLMRRYTLNVLENLGDGQKANDDIIVNWVNQTLKEAGKSSSIQSFKDKSISSSLAVVDLIDAIQPGCINYDLVKTGDLSEEDKHSNAKYAVSMARRIGARVYALPEDLVEVKPKMVMTVFACLMGRGMKRV; encoded by the exons ATGGCCAACGTTACCCAGATATCCAAAGATGAGTTAGAGGAACTCAGAGAAGCTTTTGCCAAAGTCG ATCTCAATAGCAACGGCTTCATCTGCAACTATGAGCTTCACGAACTCTTCAAGGAAGCCAACCTTCCCCTCCCTGGATACAAAGTGAGGGAGATCATTCAGAAACTCATGATCGACGGGGACAAGAATAAGGATGGGAAGATCAGCTTTGAAGAATTCGTTTAT atcttccaagAGGTGAAAAGCAGCGACATCGCCAAAACTTTCAGGAAAGCCATCAACAGGAAAGAAGGGATCTGTGCCATCGGCGGGACGTCCGAACTCTCCAGCGAAGGGACCCAGCATTCCTACTCAG aggaagaaaaataCGCCTTTGTGAACTGGATAAACAAAGCCCTGGAAAACGACGCGGATTGCAGGCACGTCATCCCCATGAACCCAAATACAGATGACCTCTTCAAAGCCGTCGGCGACGGGATCGTCCTCTG TAAAATGATCAACCTTTCCGTTCCCGACACAATTGATGAAAGAGTGATCAACAAGAAAAAACTAACGCCGTTCATAATCCAG GAAAATCTGAATTTGGCTTTGAACTCTGCCTCCGCCATCGGATGCCATGTAGTCAACATCGGAGCAGAGGACCTGCGGGAAGGGAAGCCCCACTTGGTCCTTGGCCTCCTCTGGCAGATCATCAAGATTGGCTTGTTTGCGGACATCGAAATCAGCCGAAACGAAG CGTTGGCTGCTTTGCTTAGAGATGGGGAGACCCTGGAAGACCTAATGAAGCTGTCCCCAGAAGAGCTGCTCCTCAGGTGGGCCAACTTCCATTTGGAAAATGCTGGATGGCACAAGATCAACAACTTCAGCTCAGAGATCAAG GACTCCCGGGCGTACTTCCACCTCCTCAACCAAATTGCACCCAAAGGACAAAAGGAAGGAGAGCCACAAATTGACATCAACATGTCCGGCTTCAAT GAGAAAGACGACTTGAAGAGAGCCGAGTGTATGCTCCAGCAAGCGGACCGCTTGGGCTGCCGGCAGTTTGTCACCCCGACGGACGTTGTGAGCGGCAACCCCAAGCTCAATCTGGCCTTCGTGGCCAACTTGTTCAACAAGTACCCGGCCCTCACCAAGCCAGAAAACCAAGACATCGACTGGACTCTGCTGGAAG GTGAGACTCGTGAAGAGAGAACGTTTCGCAACTGGATGAACTCTCTTGGCGTGAATCCCCATGTGAACCATCTCTATGG TGACCTGCAAGACGCACTGGTGATCTTACAACTCTACGAAAAGATCAAAGTTCCTGTCAACTGGAACAAAGTCAACCGGCCCCCCTACCCTAAACTTGGAGCAAACATGAAGAAG CTAGAAAACTGTAACTACGCCGTTGACTTAGGGAAGCACCCGGCCAAGTTCTCCCTGGTTGGCATTGGCGGGCAAGATCTCAATGATGGGAACCCAACGCTCACACTGGCCTTGGTCTGGCAGTTGATGAGAAG ATATACTCTGAACGTTTTGGAAAATCTTGGCGACGGTCAGAAAGCGAATGACGATATTATCGTGAACTGGGTGAACCAGACCTTGAAAGAAGCGGGGAAATCAAGCTCCATTCAGAGCTTTAAG GACAAGAGTATTAGCAGCAGTTTGGCAGTTGTGGATTTAATTGATGCTATCCAGCCTGGATGTATAAATTATGACCTGGTGAAAACAGGGGATCTCTCAGAAGAGGACAAACACAGCAACGCCAA GTACGCTGTCTCGATGGCGAGGCGAATCGGAGCCCGTGTCTACGCTCTCCCCGAGGATTTGGTAGAAGTGAAGCCCAAGATGGTGATGACCGTCTTTGCCTGCTTGATGGGCCGAGGAATGAAGAGAGTGTAA
- the LOC121936183 gene encoding nyctalopin-like — MRVSLLLLLLFPLMTGPLGSGGAMSRLPCPSSCKCSPDAIISCDGAGLRHLPKDIAASTISLNLSNNFLRLLTADAFSNLTYLNSLSLTRNNLTFLYPGAFKSLCNLRVLHLSRNPRLTYLHANTFEGLKNLISLDLSHCNLFEIHPFVFSHLPSLEALVLASNNMRYVPEAFRSLTRLTRLSLESNRIEAVGRDSLKDMVALKDLNLRKNRIWTIQEDTFRQLGRLTVLNLGHNYLSDLPNPLFGGLTRLRTMHLEANQLTRISCPFDSLHNLRKLYLNNNRIASVASSAFSSLKELDFLHLNRNNLSHLSSHLFADLPKLRYIFLSHNPWECDCAMLWFATWLLTYQGVIEGLHCALPAVNDTSLLGHRAREAFANCPPPPKLLKEEEGCDGHRQNGAPHLPAVSEKLLCVLLTWWCSAAFSNLLFFL; from the coding sequence ATGCGtgtctcccttctccttctcctcctttttcctctcatGACTGGTCCTTTAGGGTCTGGAGGGGCCATGTCCCGCCTGCCATGCCCTTCCTCCTGTAAATGCTCACCCGACGCCATCATCTCCTGCGACGGAGCCGGGCTCAGACACCTCCCCAAGGATATCGCAGCATCCACCATTTCACTCAACCTCTCCAACAACTTCCTCCGGCTCCTGACCGCTGATGCCTTCAGCAACCTGACCTACCTCAACAGCCTGTCGCTGACCCGCAACAACCTGACCTTCCTGTATCCCGGAGCCTTTAAGTCCCTCTGCAACCTGAGGGTGCTGCACCTTAGCAGGAACCCTCGGCTGACTTACCTCCATGCCAACACCTTCGAAGGCCTGAAGAACCTCATCAGCTTGGACCTCTCCCACTGCAACCTCTTTGAGATCCACCCTTTTGTCTTCTCCCACTTGCCTTCTTTGGAAGCACTGGTCCTGGCCTCCAACAACATGCGCTACGTTCCGGAGGCTTTCCGGAGCTTGACGCGGCTCACGAGGCTCTCCCTGGAGAGCAACCGCATTGAAGCTGTTGGGAGGGACTCCCTGAAAGACATGGTGGCCCTGAAGGACTTGAACCTCCGGAAGAACCGCATCTGGACTATCCAGGAGGACACGTTCCGCCAACTGGGCAGGTTGACCGTGTTAAATTTAGGACACAACTATCTCTCCGATTTGCCTAATCCGCTCTTCGGTGGATTAACGCGGCTCAGGACCATGCACCTGGAGGCAAACCAGCTTACCAGGATCAGCTGCCCCTTTGACAGCTTGCACAACTTGAGGAAGCTCTACCTCAACAACAACCGCATCGCGTCCGTCGCCAGCTCCGCGTTCTCCTCCTTGAAGGAGCTGGATTTCCTGCACTTGAACAGGAACAACCTGAGCCACCTCTCCAGCCACCTCTTTGCAGACCTCCCCAAGCTGAGATACATCTTCTTGTCTCACAACCCCTGGGAGTGCGACTGCGCCATGTTGTGGTTTGCCACCTGGCTCCTCACCTACCAAGGGGTGATCGAAGGCCTCCACTGTGCCTTGCCGGCTGTCAATGACACGTCTCTGCTTGGCCACCGTGCCCGGGAGGCCTTCGCCAActgcccaccaccaccaaagcTACTGAAAGAAGAAGAGGGCTGCGATGGGCACCGCCAAAATGGCGCGCCCCATCTGCCTGCTGTTTCTGAGAAACTACTCTGCGTCTTGCTCACCTGGTGGTGCTCCGCAGCTTTCTCCAATCTCCTTTTCTTCCTGTAG